The following proteins are encoded in a genomic region of Vibrio taketomensis:
- the msrB gene encoding peptide-methionine (R)-S-oxide reductase MsrB has translation MKSKLYFLFPLLTVVLIAASFVGRANDTSQNQSSDGKTEVATLAGGCFWCTEADLEKLPGVIDVVSGYAGGEIENPTYKQVASGKTEHIEVIQVTFDPNQVSYEQVLDHFFRHIDPTDDHGSFVDRGPQYRPAIFYHNAKQQQIAQNFMAEIDALGVFKQPLKTELLPFKQFWVAEDYHQDYYKRNSVRYKYYRYSSGRDSYLDSIFGEDRKATPVTLRQMIDQQKSAANGKTYTKPSDAQIRKNLTELQYYVTQEDGTERAFNNEYWDNKAEGIYVDVVSGEPLFSSTDKYRSGTGWPSFTKPINDEYVVTQTDFKLFYPRTEVRSRYADSHLGHVFEDGPKPTGLRYCMNSAAMRFIAKEDMKKEGYGDYLYLFEG, from the coding sequence ATGAAATCAAAGCTGTATTTTTTATTTCCCCTACTCACTGTGGTGTTGATTGCTGCATCATTTGTAGGGCGAGCCAACGACACATCACAAAATCAATCTAGTGATGGCAAAACTGAAGTAGCGACTTTAGCTGGCGGCTGTTTTTGGTGCACTGAAGCAGATTTGGAGAAGCTTCCCGGCGTGATCGATGTGGTTTCAGGCTATGCCGGTGGCGAAATTGAAAATCCTACTTACAAGCAAGTCGCCTCCGGTAAAACCGAGCATATTGAGGTAATTCAGGTCACCTTTGACCCAAATCAAGTCAGCTATGAACAAGTTCTCGATCACTTCTTCCGTCATATTGACCCAACTGACGATCACGGTTCATTTGTCGACCGCGGACCGCAATATCGCCCTGCAATTTTCTACCATAATGCCAAGCAACAACAAATCGCACAAAACTTTATGGCGGAGATTGATGCTCTCGGGGTATTTAAGCAGCCGTTAAAAACCGAGTTACTGCCGTTCAAACAGTTCTGGGTTGCAGAAGATTACCACCAAGATTACTACAAGCGTAATTCAGTTCGATATAAGTATTATCGCTACTCGTCTGGCCGTGATAGCTACCTTGACTCAATATTTGGGGAAGATCGAAAAGCGACCCCGGTCACCTTGCGCCAAATGATTGATCAACAAAAATCGGCAGCGAATGGCAAAACATACACCAAACCATCTGATGCCCAAATCCGTAAGAACCTGACTGAACTGCAATATTACGTCACGCAAGAAGACGGCACAGAGAGAGCTTTCAACAATGAATACTGGGATAACAAAGCGGAAGGCATTTATGTCGACGTAGTGTCTGGAGAGCCGCTCTTTTCATCGACCGACAAATACCGTTCTGGAACGGGTTGGCCAAGCTTTACCAAGCCGATCAACGATGAGTATGTGGTAACACAAACTGACTTTAAACTGTTTTATCCACGAACCGAAGTGCGCAGTCGCTATGCAGACTCTCATCTTGGTCACGTATTTGAAGACGGACCAAAACCAACCGGACTGCGCTACTGTATGAACTCTGCAGCAATGCGCTTTATTGCCAAAGAGGATATGAAAAAAGAAGGTTACGGAGATTATCTTTACTTGTTTGAAGGTTAG
- a CDS encoding Qnr family pentapeptide repeat protein, whose translation MPSNIQNQNLTYQQIEDKIFDNHSFANSDLSYAKFVKCKFFNCDFSRAEMVETSFEQCNFIEQGELEGCDFHYANLQEASFKNCQLSMSQFVGCNCFCIEFRQCDLKGVNFSQARFANQISHNVYFCSAYITGCNLSYANMERLCIEKCELFENRWIGTNLQGTSLQGSDLSNGEFSADIWGDFRIRDCDLSDCDLAGLNPARVDMHGVKIASWQQVQLLEQLGIIVM comes from the coding sequence ATGCCAAGTAACATCCAAAATCAAAACCTGACGTATCAGCAGATAGAAGACAAAATATTTGATAATCATAGCTTTGCCAATAGCGATTTGAGCTACGCTAAATTTGTGAAGTGTAAGTTTTTCAACTGCGATTTCAGCCGAGCAGAAATGGTTGAAACCAGTTTTGAGCAATGCAATTTTATCGAACAAGGTGAGTTGGAAGGGTGTGATTTTCATTACGCCAACTTACAAGAAGCGAGCTTTAAAAACTGTCAGTTGTCGATGAGTCAGTTTGTAGGTTGCAACTGTTTTTGCATTGAGTTTCGTCAGTGCGATTTGAAAGGCGTGAATTTCTCTCAAGCGCGCTTTGCCAATCAAATCAGCCATAATGTTTATTTTTGTTCTGCCTACATCACAGGGTGTAACTTGTCGTATGCCAATATGGAACGCCTGTGTATTGAGAAATGTGAGCTGTTTGAAAATCGCTGGATCGGTACCAATTTACAAGGAACTTCGTTGCAAGGCTCAGATTTAAGTAATGGGGAGTTCTCGGCCGACATTTGGGGAGATTTCCGTATACGAGATTGTGATCTAAGCGATTGTGATTTAGCCGGATTAAACCCCGCTCGTGTTGATATGCATGGGGTTAAAATTGCCAGTTGGCAGCAAGTACAATTGTTGGAGCAACTGGGTATCATCGTGATGTAG